In Gloeomargarita sp. SKYB120, the sequence CACTTTGCCCCCGGGGACGCTGCGGACCCCACCTACGGCCAACTCCTGCGCCAGGCGGTGCAACAGGGCGTCGAGGTGTTCCCCTGTCAATTCGAGGTGAACCCTAGCGGGATTGCCTACCGGCGGCAACTACCGTTGGTTTGGGACGGCCCAGCGCCGCAACAACCGCCGTAGCCATACCAGCAGGGTGAGCAGCCGCTGGACCTGACGCAGGTAACCCACCAGCAGGGGTAACCGTTGCCGTAGGGCGCGCGTCCCCGTTTGCCCTCGCTGAATCGCCTGGGGCGCTCCCACCAGAAAGTGGTGAGTGGCGCGTTCCGCCCCGTCAATGGCCCGCGTGACTCCCACCAGCGTCCGCCGTAGTCCCACCAGGAACGACACCAGCCGCCAGCACCCCCAGCAAATTCCTAGGTTGATCCCAATGACCAGCCACACCATAGCCCCATTATTCCTGGTAGCGGTCCTATGATAGGATCACCAGTATTCCTATCGGTTTTTGAGGGTTATGAGCAACGCCAGACGGCTGGTCTTGGTCGTGGCGGCGGGCGTCACGGGTGTAGTGCTGGGAACGCTGCCGGCTTGGTTAGCGCGGGCGCAGCGGGAGACCGAGTTGACCCTGGTGGCCTACGCGGTGGCCAAGCCCGTGTTTGCCAAGCTGATTCCCGAGTTCCAGCGGGAATGGCAAGCCCGCACGGGCCAGCGGGTGACCTTCAAGGAGTCCTACGGGCCGTCGGGAGCGCAAACCCGCGCGATTCTCGGGGGGCTACAGGCCGACATCCTGGCCCAGAACCTCCAGAGCAACATTGACCCGCTAGTGGAACGGGGGCTGGTGCGACCCGACTGGCAAAAGCGGCTCCCGAACCAAGCGGTGCCGGCGACGAGCGTGATGGTGCTGGTGACCCGCCCCGGCAATCCCAAAAACATCCGCACCTGGAGCGACCTGGCCCGCCCCGATGTCGAGGTTTTGTTGATCAACCCCAAGACGTCGGGCAATGCGCGCTGGGGCATCCTGGCCGCGTTCGGCGCTGTGCAAAAAAGCCTGGGCGAAGCCAAGGCTCGGGAGTACCTCAACCGGTTGATGGCAAACACCAAGGTCCTGGCCAACTCCGGGCGCGATGCCACCGATAAATTTGTCAAAAACCGCCTTGGCGATGTGATGATTAATTTTGAAAACGAGGTGCTGTTTTTGAACGAGGCCATCCCGAGCGATTTTCCCTATATAGCGCCTTCCCCCAACCTGCAAGTGGATTTTCCCGTGACGGTGATCGACCGAGTGGTGGACCGGCGCGGCACTCGCGCAGTTGCAGAAGCCTTCACACGCTTCTTGTTCAGCCGGCGAGGTCAAGAAATTTACGCCGAGACCGGGTATCGGCCTGTGGACCCTCTGGTGCGGCAGCGCTTTGCCCAGCGGTTCCAAAACGTCAAACGCATCTACAAAATTGGCGACTTCGGCGGCTGGGGGAAGGTAAATGCTCTGCTGTTTGCCGATGG encodes:
- a CDS encoding sulfate ABC transporter substrate-binding protein; the protein is MSNARRLVLVVAAGVTGVVLGTLPAWLARAQRETELTLVAYAVAKPVFAKLIPEFQREWQARTGQRVTFKESYGPSGAQTRAILGGLQADILAQNLQSNIDPLVERGLVRPDWQKRLPNQAVPATSVMVLVTRPGNPKNIRTWSDLARPDVEVLLINPKTSGNARWGILAAFGAVQKSLGEAKAREYLNRLMANTKVLANSGRDATDKFVKNRLGDVMINFENEVLFLNEAIPSDFPYIAPSPNLQVDFPVTVIDRVVDRRGTRAVAEAFTRFLFSRRGQEIYAETGYRPVDPLVRQRFAQRFQNVKRIYKIGDFGGWGKVNALLFADGALFDQALRAAARLSP